AGGGGGCCACCGCGTGGCTCGGAGGGGCGTGGCATCCATTCAGTCCCGTCTGGCCGGGGTTCGGCTCCTGCTCAAGCGAGGTGGGCAAGCCGCAAGCGAAACGTGGTCTTGGCCGCTGAGCACGCACCCCCTCCCAGCCTCCCCCGCAAGGGGGGAGGGGCAAAAACAGCGTGGTCGTCGCACGACTCTCTGCAGATGGCTCACCAGTCCTAATCGTTGACCATCCGCCCCTCCCTTAACCCAGCTGACCAGCCAGTCAGACTGGCGTCAAGCGGCACCGTCAGTCTGCCCCTCATGAAAGTGTTCAAATTTTCCATTTCGCTGCTGCTGCTGGCCCAGGCTGGAACCGCCGCTGCCGCGCCGCAACTTAGTGCCCAGAGCATTATCGTCAACCCAGCGCCGAGCGGCCTGCAGGTCAGCGTGCGCACCAACCGTGACCAGTCCGGCAACGGCACGCCTCAGTACCGCCCCGGCGACCAGCTGGAGTTCTACACCCGCGTGAACAAGAGCGCCTACGTGTACCTCTTCAACATTGACCCCCAGGGCCGGGTGAACCTGCTGGCCTCCAATGGCCTGCAGGCGAAGGGCAATTTTGTGAAGGCCAACACCACCCGCGTCTTTCCGCGCAAGGGCGACCGCTCCACCTTCCTGCTGACCCTGCCCCAGGGCCTGAACCGAGTGCTGGCGGTGGCCAGCCCCAAGCCGCTGAGCCTGGAGCAGATCGCGCAGGTGAAAGACACCCAGGGCGGCGCCGTGCCCCTGACCGTGACAGGGCAGCAGGGCCTGGCCCAGGCCCTGAGCATCGTGGTGACCCCGGTGCAGGGCTGGACCAGTGACGTGGCGCAGTACGAGGTGACCCGCCGCGCCCTGGGCACCCTGCCCGTGCTGGACCCCGCCGCGCGGCAGGCCCAGGTGCGCTTTACCAAGGACGCTCGCCTGAGCGAAATCTACGTGGCCTACGCCGACCGCCTGCGCGCGGCGGGCTACCGACCCGTGAAGGCCCAGTACGGTGAGGACCGGGCCAGCGGCACCTTCGTGTCGGGGAGCCGCCAGCTCACGCTGGACGTGCGCAAGTCGGGCCAGCGCTTTGATGTGAAGCTGGTGCGCAAGTAAGACGGGACTCAAGTGATTCCACACCCGTCCGAGCCACCCGGTGGCCCCCTCACCCCTCCGTCGCGCCGCTTTCAGAGTGTGGCTTTGACCTGTGGCGCTTAGGGCACTCGCACGCCGGTCAGCACGCGGTACAGGTCCAGCGCGTAGGAATCGGTCATGCCTGAGACATAGTCGGTGATGGTCAGCACCCGCTCGTAGGGCGTAAGCAGTCGGGCAGCGTCGGCCGGCGCAGCGGTGTCAACCAATCTGCAAAAGGTGGGGTCGGGACGAACTTTCAGATATTTGCGGGGCAGCATCTTCAGCAACTTCTCGCCTGAATTGCTCAGGTGTTCGCCGGCTTGCAAGTCTGGCGGCAGGGCGCCCAGCAATTCGTCCAGCAGGCCGCCAATCACCTTGAAGCCCGCGTACTCCACCTGCAAGACGCGCTCATCGGTGTACACCCTGGTTTTGGCCTCGGTGCCCAGGGCTTCGAAGGCGGCGTACAGGTCAGGCTCCGTGTGCTGCACGGCGTCAATAAGGGCGTGAGGAAAGGCGCCCTCACGTAGCTCGTCCAAGTGCGCATGAACCACCGCCATGACGGCCCGAATGAGCTCGCCAATCACTTGGGCCCGCAGGGCAGAGACATCGAGCCTCTCCATGTCATCCAGCGACTGACCACGGAAGCGGGGGGGCAGCATGGGCCGCAACAACTCGCACAGGCGGCGCTTGGTGATCAGCCGGGCGTCGCAGGCGTCTTCCAGATCCACCACGCGGTAACAAATGTCGTCGGCGGCTTCCATCAAGTACACCAGCGGGTGTCGGGCAAAGTGACCCGGCTGGTGCAGGGTCAGGCCCAGCGCGGCGCGCACCATCTCGGCTAAGTCGGCGTCGGCTTGTACATAGTTGAATTTTTTGCGCGCGCAGTCGCTGCGGTCGCGGGGGTGGCTGCTGCTCTGCGGGTATTTCAGCAGCGCGCCGTAGGCGGCCAGTGTCAGGCGGCCCCCGCCGGGGCGCTCCCGGTCCCAGAGCCTCGCCATGATCCGGAAGCTCTGCGCATTGCCCTCGAAGCGCGCCACGTCGGTATATTCGGCCGACGACAGGTGCGCACTCAGGAGGCCCTGGTGCCGCGCGGCCCACTCCTGAATCGCAGCCTCGCCAGAATGACCAAAGGGCGGGTTTCCCAGGTCGTGCGCTAGGCAGGCCACGCTGACCACCGTGCCCAGGTCATCGGGCGAGAGGTGGACGGGCAGGTGCCCCAGGGCACGCAGATGTTTGCCGAATGCTTTCCCCAGCCCGCGCCCCACATTCGCCACCTCCAGCGTGTGGGTCAATCGGGTGCGCGTAAAGTCCGACTTGGCTAGCGGAAACACCTGCGTCTTGTCCTGAAGCCGCCGGAAGGCGCTGCTAAAGGCAATGCGCCCGTAGTCAGCATCAAACGGGGTTCGGCCCGTGGCCGCGTCTTCAAAAGGGTCGTCCCTACGTCCATGCAGCCGTCCATGTTCCAGCAGCTGCGCCCACCGCTCCTGTGCCATACCCGAGTGTTTCACAGCGGTGATAGGGCAGGGCGCCATTTTGTGGTTGCCCTGCTCCCCGCCGCTCCTCTCGATACGGGACTCAGGTGAGCCGAAGGGGGGTAAGCGGACTTGCAGAGCTACATCGCAGAGCGAACTCGAGCAAGACGCGACTGCGGCGATGGAAAAGCATATTGGGCTCCTCAAGAGGCCCGCTTTAACCTTCCAGCCACACCCGCAGCCGGGCCGGGCCACGCAGGCCCGGATTGGGTTTGAAGGGCGGCGCCGGTTCCACCCGCAGGTGCGGAAACTGCTCGGCCAGCGCCGCGAACACCTCTGCGATTTCCAGCCGCGCGAGGCTGGCGCCCAGGCAGTAGTGCGGCCCGGCGGCAAAGGCGAGGTGGCGCGCACTGTTCGGTCGGTCCCAGTCCAGGCGGTCCGGCTCAGGAAAGACCTCGGGGTCGCGGTTGGCCGCCCCCAGCAGCAGCTGCGTGAACGCGCCCGCCGGAAGCGTCTGCCCCCCCACGGTCAGCGGCGCGCTCAGGGCGCGGCCATCCACCTGCACAGGCGAGACCACGCGCAGCAGTTCGTCGGCCACGCCGGCGTGGCGGGGCTGCGCGACCAGGGCCGCCCAGGCGTCCGGCTGGCGCGAGAGTTCCAGCAGGCCGCCCGGAATCAGGTTGCTGGTGGTTTCGTGCCCGGCGGTGAGCAGCAGCACCGCGTTGGCCAGCAGTTCGTCGCCGCTCAGGCGCTCGCCGCCGTCTTCCACCGCCGCCATGGCCGAGAGCAGTCCTGGGCGGGGCCGGGCGCGCAGTTCGCCGGCCAGATCGCGAAAGTATGCGCGCATCTCTCGGGCGTCGGCGTCAATGCGGGCCATCAGTTCGGGGCTCTGGCTGGCGCTGCCCAGCAGATCGGCCACTGAAGCCGACCAGCGCACGAACCGCGCCTCGTCCTCGCCCGAGAGCCCCAGCATCCCCATGATCACGCGCGCAGGCAGCGGGTTGGCCAGCCCCGCCACCAGATCGGCCCCCGGTCCCTGCGCCCGCAGCCCGGTCAGGAGTTCGGCGATCAGGGCGCGCACCAGTTCGCGCTGCTCTTCAATGACGCGTGGGGTAAAGGCCGCCGACACCAGCCCCCGCAGGCGGGCGTGCGCGGCGCCGTTGCGGAAGATCATCATGGGTTGCAGCAGCCGCAGCCCGTCCGAGAGCGCCGCCGCCCCTTCCATTCCCCCGCCGCTAACCGCCCCAGAGAAGCGCAGCACCGCGCTGTTCACCGCGTGGCCGGTGAGGTACATGCCCACCCAGGTGCCGTGGTCCAGCCGCATCACCCCGCCCTGGCTCAGGGCGCGCACCCGCTCGTAGGCAGGGTAGGGATTGGGAATGTTGTCTGGGTGCCACAGCGCAGCGGCGGCGTCCTGAGCA
The genomic region above belongs to Deinococcus aquaedulcis and contains:
- a CDS encoding DUF4384 domain-containing protein, coding for MKVFKFSISLLLLAQAGTAAAAPQLSAQSIIVNPAPSGLQVSVRTNRDQSGNGTPQYRPGDQLEFYTRVNKSAYVYLFNIDPQGRVNLLASNGLQAKGNFVKANTTRVFPRKGDRSTFLLTLPQGLNRVLAVASPKPLSLEQIAQVKDTQGGAVPLTVTGQQGLAQALSIVVTPVQGWTSDVAQYEVTRRALGTLPVLDPAARQAQVRFTKDARLSEIYVAYADRLRAAGYRPVKAQYGEDRASGTFVSGSRQLTLDVRKSGQRFDVKLVRK
- the dgt gene encoding dGTP triphosphohydrolase; translated protein: MAQERWAQLLEHGRLHGRRDDPFEDAATGRTPFDADYGRIAFSSAFRRLQDKTQVFPLAKSDFTRTRLTHTLEVANVGRGLGKAFGKHLRALGHLPVHLSPDDLGTVVSVACLAHDLGNPPFGHSGEAAIQEWAARHQGLLSAHLSSAEYTDVARFEGNAQSFRIMARLWDRERPGGGRLTLAAYGALLKYPQSSSHPRDRSDCARKKFNYVQADADLAEMVRAALGLTLHQPGHFARHPLVYLMEAADDICYRVVDLEDACDARLITKRRLCELLRPMLPPRFRGQSLDDMERLDVSALRAQVIGELIRAVMAVVHAHLDELREGAFPHALIDAVQHTEPDLYAAFEALGTEAKTRVYTDERVLQVEYAGFKVIGGLLDELLGALPPDLQAGEHLSNSGEKLLKMLPRKYLKVRPDPTFCRLVDTAAPADAARLLTPYERVLTITDYVSGMTDSYALDLYRVLTGVRVP
- a CDS encoding cytochrome P450, whose product is MTQPTPPHAAQDAAAALWHPDNIPNPYPAYERVRALSQGGVMRLDHGTWVGMYLTGHAVNSAVLRFSGAVSGGGMEGAAALSDGLRLLQPMMIFRNGAAHARLRGLVSAAFTPRVIEEQRELVRALIAELLTGLRAQGPGADLVAGLANPLPARVIMGMLGLSGEDEARFVRWSASVADLLGSASQSPELMARIDADAREMRAYFRDLAGELRARPRPGLLSAMAAVEDGGERLSGDELLANAVLLLTAGHETTSNLIPGGLLELSRQPDAWAALVAQPRHAGVADELLRVVSPVQVDGRALSAPLTVGGQTLPAGAFTQLLLGAANRDPEVFPEPDRLDWDRPNSARHLAFAAGPHYCLGASLARLEIAEVFAALAEQFPHLRVEPAPPFKPNPGLRGPARLRVWLEG